Proteins from a genomic interval of Zonotrichia albicollis isolate bZonAlb1 chromosome 18, bZonAlb1.hap1, whole genome shotgun sequence:
- the ANKLE2 gene encoding ankyrin repeat and LEM domain-containing protein 2 isoform X1, whose amino-acid sequence MLHLLGGLVHICAGNGSPAVEASCSLVFHLSWLIRHCCSVLRLIPGRNLSRAASEVPVCSRSPGLLQFKPCAPVPALGSARPVAAAAPPRVPPQQRRRSPSACPALPRPPGGCGCSAACSAPSARPALPRRPGAAAERSRGHGAITMDTILSRLKKLSHDELREEIVRAGLKCGPITATTRFIFEKKLAQALLEQQGALEEEGSALPEEAAGNVPVIHNSHGGAAEEVVFGYCVGLNPPEEDAGTLMNCSAPARGAGDSQISAQTPSRDPPLFYGVCPVYDDILARNERIHVYEDRKEALQAVKLIKGSRFKAFTNREDAEKFAKGICDYFPSPGKSSLCLSPVKMGSFNRDGLCSPESDTANKERANSYKSPRTQDLTAKLRKAVEKGDTATFSDLIWSNPRYLIGSGDNPTIVQEGCRYNVMHVAAKENQPAICQLLLDTLENPEFMRLMYPDDNDVMLKKRIQYIVDLYLNTPDKMWFDTPLHFACKFGNVDVVNVLTSHPAIVKNPRNKYDQTPAEVVCERSKNKSAELKEKIKEYLKGHYYVPLLRAEDNSSAPVIGAPWSPDQTDDGPQRAWPKYPGSPKDPVLSIRAFAGPMSPSKAEEFRRLWKTPPRERAGFFHNVRKSDLERGVERVGRELAHELGFPWVEYWEFLGCFVDLSSQEGLRKLEEYLSHREMSEKAQPETGENETCNRYKTPHPSGKSKKSCNSISVGAFLDEDDDDMSLEEIKNRQNAARNISPSLVSKEPSIDAIGDAECDILSMECAGNIIETSAHPRHYEKGAAASKNGFCSPVSSKRIISDRNDGSECLMSPVSNLMSEFEGLSFQEQEVAGVSHKITKQTENEGILDKTCSAVSLASSPEPNVTGKHGETKLRTDHKISLEKERVSRESGIQTRESQQRQELSSQKFLSKTSPTNDNLKLFLLGEQPSKLDGDVLAAIEGAEIDPQKFPMIYKWKHAVQSYSSSDRQSWPSPALKARFQSQSMAAGLPNASAYPSSGRNSPIPGSPGKHGSSFPPEPGSPGRYSPACILRCFAEPPAH is encoded by the exons ATGCTGCACTTGCTGGGAGGGCTGGTTCACATCTGTGCAGGGAATGGTTCTCCTGCAGTAGAGGCCTCCTGCTCCCTGGTTTTCCACCTCTCATGGCTCATACGACACTGCTGCAGCGTTTTAAGGTTAATACCCGGACGGAACCTTTCCAGAGCGGCCTCTGAAGTGCCCGTGTGTTCCcggtccccagggctgctgcagttCAAACCCTGCGCGCCTGTCCCGGCCTTGGGCAGCGCCCGCCCggtggctgcagctgctccaccGCGTGTTCCCCCGCAGCAGCGGCGCCGCTCTCCCTCGGCCTGCCCGGCCCTTCCCCGCCCGCCCGGTGGCTGCGGCTGCTCCGCCGCGTGTTCCGCTCCCTCGGCCCGCCCGGCCCTTCCCCGCCGCCCGGGAGCCGCGGCCGAGCGGAGCCGCGGTCACG GTGCAATAACAATGGATACAATATTATCCCGATTAAAGAAGCTCAGCCACGATGAGCTTAGAGAAGAGATTGTGAGAGCAGGACTGAAATGTGGGCCCATTACGGCAACTACAAggtttatttttgaaaaaaaattggctCAGGCgctgttggagcagcaaggagCCCTGGAGGAGGAAGGGTCTGCTCTGCCAGAGGAGGCTGCTGGAAATGTGCCAGTGATTCACAACAGCCATGGAGgtgctgctgaggaggtggTCTTTGGGTACTGTGTGGGCCTGAACCCTCCAGAAGAAGATGCTGGGACACTCATGAACTGTTCAGCTCCAGCCCGTGGTGCTGGAGATTCACAAATCTCTGCTCAGACACCATCCAGAGATCCTCCACTGTTCTATGGTGTTTGCCCAGTTTATGATGACATACTGGCCAGGAATG AGAGGATACATGTTTATGAAGATAGAAAGGAAGCTCTCCAGGCTGTTAAGCTGATTAAGGGTTCCCGTTTTAAAGCTTTTACAAACAGAGAGGATGCTGAGAAATTTGCTAAAGGAATCTGTGAttatttcccatctccaggcaagTCCTCTTTATGTTTGTCTCCAGTGAAAATGGGATCATTTAACAGAG ATGGTTTGTGCTCCCCTGAGAGTGACACTGCCAATAAGGAGAGAGCCAACAGCTACAAAAGCCCACGGACTCAGGATCTCACAGCCAAGCTTCGGAAAGCTGTGGAGAAAGGAGACACAGCAACGTTCTCTGACCTTATTTGGAGTAACCCTCGCTACCTGATCGGCTCAGGAGACAACCCAACCATTGTACAG GAAGGGTGTAGGTACAATGTCATGCATGTTGCTGCCAAGGAGAATCAGCCTGCTATCTGCCAGTTACTGCTGGACACTCTGGAAAATCCAGAATTTATGCGGCTCATGTACCCAGATGATAACGATGTCATGTTGAAGAAACGCATCCAATATATTGTTGACCTTTACCTGAACACTCCAGATAAAATG TGGTTTGATACTCCGTTGCATTTTGCTTGCAAGTTTGGGAATGTGGATGTGGTTAATGTGCTTACCTCACACCCAGCCATTGTGAAAAACCCAAGAAACAAATATGATCAAACTCCAGCAGAA GTAGTCTGTGAAAGAAGCAAGAACAAATCTGCTGAAttgaaagaaaagataaaagagTACTTGAAAG GTCACTATTATGTGCCACTGCTGAGGGCAGAAGACAATTCCTCAGCCCCGGTCATTGGGGCCCCGTGGTCGCCCGACCAGACGGACGATGGCCCCCAGAGAGCTTGGCCTAAATACCCTGGCAGCCCCAAAGACCCAGTGCTGTCCATCAGGGCTTTTGCAGGCCCCATGAGCCCCTCAAAG GCTGAAGAATTTCGCAGGCTGTGGAAAACTCCACCTCGAGAGAGAGCTGGCTTCTTTCACAATGTCAGGAAATCTGATCTGGAGAGAGGTGTTGAAAGAGTTGGAAG GGAGTTAGCTCATGAGCTGGGGTTCCCGTGGGTTGAATACTGGGAATTTCTGGGCTGTTTTGTTGATCTGTCTTCCCAGGAGGGGCTGCGAAAGTTAGAAGAGTACCTGAGTCATCGTGAAATGAGCGAAAAGGCTCAGCCAGAAACAGGGGAAAATGAAACCTGCAACAGATACAAAACTCCACATCCCTCTG gtaaaagcaaaaagtcctgCAATTCCATTTCTGTTGGAGCATTTTtggatgaggatgatgatgacatgagcttagaagaaattaaaaacagacaaaatgCAGCACGAAATATCAGCCCCTCTCTGGTGTCCAAGGAGCCCAGCATTGATGCCATTGGAGATGCTGAGTGTGATATCCTGTCCATGGAGTGTGCAGGAAACATCATAGAGACCTCAGCTCACCCTCGGCACTATGAGAagggggctgctgccagcaaaaATGGGTTTTGCAGTCCTGTGTCCAGTAAAAGGATCATCAGTGACAGAAATGATGGGTCAGAATGCCTCATGTCACCTGTTTCCAATTTGATGTCAGAATTTGAAGGCCTGTCATTCCAAGAACAAGAGGTTGCAGGAGTATCTCATAAAATCACTAAACAAACTGAGAATGAGGGAATTCTGGACAAgacctgctctgcagtgtcactggCAAGTTCTCCTGAGCCAAATGTTACAGGAAAACATGGAGAGACCAAGTTAAGGACAGACCACAAAATATCATTAGAAAAGGAGAGAGTGTCCAGAGAATCTGGAATTCAGACTAGGGAGTCACAGCAACGTCAAGAACTTTCCTCCCAGAAGTTTCTTTCAAAGACTTCACCCACAAACGACAATTTAAAGTTATTCCTTCTTGG GGAGCAGCCCTCAAAGCTGGATGGTGATGTCTTAGCAGCTATAGAAGGAGCAGAGATTGATCCCCAGAAATTCCCGATGATTTACAAATGGAAACACGCAGTGCAATCCTACTCCTCATCTGACAGGCAAAG TTGGCCAAGTCCAGCGTTGAAGGCAAGATTCCAGTCCCAATCCATGGCTGCTGGTCTTCCAAATGCTTCAGCGTATCCTAGTTCAGGAAGAAACAGTCCCATCCCAGGGAGCCCGGGGAAGCACGGCAGCTCCTTCCCCCCGGAGCCCGGCAGCCCCGGGCGCTACAGCCCCGCCTGCATCCTGCGCTGCTTTGCGGAGCCTCCTGCCCACTAG
- the ANKLE2 gene encoding ankyrin repeat and LEM domain-containing protein 2 isoform X2 gives MLHLLGGLVHICAGNGSPAVEASCSLVFHLSWLIRHCCSVLRLIPGRNLSRAASEVPVCSRSPGLLQFKPCAPVPALGSARPVAAAAPPRVPPQQRRRSPSACPALPRPPGGCGCSAACSAPSARPALPRRPGAAAERSRGHGAITMDTILSRLKKLSHDELREEIVRAGLKCGPITATTRFIFEKKLAQALLEQQGALEEEGSALPEEAAGNVPVIHNSHGGAAEEVVFGYCVGLNPPEEDAGTLMNCSAPARGAGDSQISAQTPSRDPPLFYGVCPVYDDILARNERIHVYEDRKEALQAVKLIKGSRFKAFTNREDAEKFAKGICDYFPSPDGLCSPESDTANKERANSYKSPRTQDLTAKLRKAVEKGDTATFSDLIWSNPRYLIGSGDNPTIVQEGCRYNVMHVAAKENQPAICQLLLDTLENPEFMRLMYPDDNDVMLKKRIQYIVDLYLNTPDKMWFDTPLHFACKFGNVDVVNVLTSHPAIVKNPRNKYDQTPAEVVCERSKNKSAELKEKIKEYLKGHYYVPLLRAEDNSSAPVIGAPWSPDQTDDGPQRAWPKYPGSPKDPVLSIRAFAGPMSPSKAEEFRRLWKTPPRERAGFFHNVRKSDLERGVERVGRELAHELGFPWVEYWEFLGCFVDLSSQEGLRKLEEYLSHREMSEKAQPETGENETCNRYKTPHPSGKSKKSCNSISVGAFLDEDDDDMSLEEIKNRQNAARNISPSLVSKEPSIDAIGDAECDILSMECAGNIIETSAHPRHYEKGAAASKNGFCSPVSSKRIISDRNDGSECLMSPVSNLMSEFEGLSFQEQEVAGVSHKITKQTENEGILDKTCSAVSLASSPEPNVTGKHGETKLRTDHKISLEKERVSRESGIQTRESQQRQELSSQKFLSKTSPTNDNLKLFLLGEQPSKLDGDVLAAIEGAEIDPQKFPMIYKWKHAVQSYSSSDRQSWPSPALKARFQSQSMAAGLPNASAYPSSGRNSPIPGSPGKHGSSFPPEPGSPGRYSPACILRCFAEPPAH, from the exons ATGCTGCACTTGCTGGGAGGGCTGGTTCACATCTGTGCAGGGAATGGTTCTCCTGCAGTAGAGGCCTCCTGCTCCCTGGTTTTCCACCTCTCATGGCTCATACGACACTGCTGCAGCGTTTTAAGGTTAATACCCGGACGGAACCTTTCCAGAGCGGCCTCTGAAGTGCCCGTGTGTTCCcggtccccagggctgctgcagttCAAACCCTGCGCGCCTGTCCCGGCCTTGGGCAGCGCCCGCCCggtggctgcagctgctccaccGCGTGTTCCCCCGCAGCAGCGGCGCCGCTCTCCCTCGGCCTGCCCGGCCCTTCCCCGCCCGCCCGGTGGCTGCGGCTGCTCCGCCGCGTGTTCCGCTCCCTCGGCCCGCCCGGCCCTTCCCCGCCGCCCGGGAGCCGCGGCCGAGCGGAGCCGCGGTCACG GTGCAATAACAATGGATACAATATTATCCCGATTAAAGAAGCTCAGCCACGATGAGCTTAGAGAAGAGATTGTGAGAGCAGGACTGAAATGTGGGCCCATTACGGCAACTACAAggtttatttttgaaaaaaaattggctCAGGCgctgttggagcagcaaggagCCCTGGAGGAGGAAGGGTCTGCTCTGCCAGAGGAGGCTGCTGGAAATGTGCCAGTGATTCACAACAGCCATGGAGgtgctgctgaggaggtggTCTTTGGGTACTGTGTGGGCCTGAACCCTCCAGAAGAAGATGCTGGGACACTCATGAACTGTTCAGCTCCAGCCCGTGGTGCTGGAGATTCACAAATCTCTGCTCAGACACCATCCAGAGATCCTCCACTGTTCTATGGTGTTTGCCCAGTTTATGATGACATACTGGCCAGGAATG AGAGGATACATGTTTATGAAGATAGAAAGGAAGCTCTCCAGGCTGTTAAGCTGATTAAGGGTTCCCGTTTTAAAGCTTTTACAAACAGAGAGGATGCTGAGAAATTTGCTAAAGGAATCTGTGAttatttcccatctccag ATGGTTTGTGCTCCCCTGAGAGTGACACTGCCAATAAGGAGAGAGCCAACAGCTACAAAAGCCCACGGACTCAGGATCTCACAGCCAAGCTTCGGAAAGCTGTGGAGAAAGGAGACACAGCAACGTTCTCTGACCTTATTTGGAGTAACCCTCGCTACCTGATCGGCTCAGGAGACAACCCAACCATTGTACAG GAAGGGTGTAGGTACAATGTCATGCATGTTGCTGCCAAGGAGAATCAGCCTGCTATCTGCCAGTTACTGCTGGACACTCTGGAAAATCCAGAATTTATGCGGCTCATGTACCCAGATGATAACGATGTCATGTTGAAGAAACGCATCCAATATATTGTTGACCTTTACCTGAACACTCCAGATAAAATG TGGTTTGATACTCCGTTGCATTTTGCTTGCAAGTTTGGGAATGTGGATGTGGTTAATGTGCTTACCTCACACCCAGCCATTGTGAAAAACCCAAGAAACAAATATGATCAAACTCCAGCAGAA GTAGTCTGTGAAAGAAGCAAGAACAAATCTGCTGAAttgaaagaaaagataaaagagTACTTGAAAG GTCACTATTATGTGCCACTGCTGAGGGCAGAAGACAATTCCTCAGCCCCGGTCATTGGGGCCCCGTGGTCGCCCGACCAGACGGACGATGGCCCCCAGAGAGCTTGGCCTAAATACCCTGGCAGCCCCAAAGACCCAGTGCTGTCCATCAGGGCTTTTGCAGGCCCCATGAGCCCCTCAAAG GCTGAAGAATTTCGCAGGCTGTGGAAAACTCCACCTCGAGAGAGAGCTGGCTTCTTTCACAATGTCAGGAAATCTGATCTGGAGAGAGGTGTTGAAAGAGTTGGAAG GGAGTTAGCTCATGAGCTGGGGTTCCCGTGGGTTGAATACTGGGAATTTCTGGGCTGTTTTGTTGATCTGTCTTCCCAGGAGGGGCTGCGAAAGTTAGAAGAGTACCTGAGTCATCGTGAAATGAGCGAAAAGGCTCAGCCAGAAACAGGGGAAAATGAAACCTGCAACAGATACAAAACTCCACATCCCTCTG gtaaaagcaaaaagtcctgCAATTCCATTTCTGTTGGAGCATTTTtggatgaggatgatgatgacatgagcttagaagaaattaaaaacagacaaaatgCAGCACGAAATATCAGCCCCTCTCTGGTGTCCAAGGAGCCCAGCATTGATGCCATTGGAGATGCTGAGTGTGATATCCTGTCCATGGAGTGTGCAGGAAACATCATAGAGACCTCAGCTCACCCTCGGCACTATGAGAagggggctgctgccagcaaaaATGGGTTTTGCAGTCCTGTGTCCAGTAAAAGGATCATCAGTGACAGAAATGATGGGTCAGAATGCCTCATGTCACCTGTTTCCAATTTGATGTCAGAATTTGAAGGCCTGTCATTCCAAGAACAAGAGGTTGCAGGAGTATCTCATAAAATCACTAAACAAACTGAGAATGAGGGAATTCTGGACAAgacctgctctgcagtgtcactggCAAGTTCTCCTGAGCCAAATGTTACAGGAAAACATGGAGAGACCAAGTTAAGGACAGACCACAAAATATCATTAGAAAAGGAGAGAGTGTCCAGAGAATCTGGAATTCAGACTAGGGAGTCACAGCAACGTCAAGAACTTTCCTCCCAGAAGTTTCTTTCAAAGACTTCACCCACAAACGACAATTTAAAGTTATTCCTTCTTGG GGAGCAGCCCTCAAAGCTGGATGGTGATGTCTTAGCAGCTATAGAAGGAGCAGAGATTGATCCCCAGAAATTCCCGATGATTTACAAATGGAAACACGCAGTGCAATCCTACTCCTCATCTGACAGGCAAAG TTGGCCAAGTCCAGCGTTGAAGGCAAGATTCCAGTCCCAATCCATGGCTGCTGGTCTTCCAAATGCTTCAGCGTATCCTAGTTCAGGAAGAAACAGTCCCATCCCAGGGAGCCCGGGGAAGCACGGCAGCTCCTTCCCCCCGGAGCCCGGCAGCCCCGGGCGCTACAGCCCCGCCTGCATCCTGCGCTGCTTTGCGGAGCCTCCTGCCCACTAG
- the ANKLE2 gene encoding ankyrin repeat and LEM domain-containing protein 2 isoform X3: MERWVGAAGGWDSLWGAGWGRWPCWELLAACAVIGAVGWLLRLRDRRPGGRRAAAAAISSPTPIASPAPHSAPAPLAAGSQRCSGSRPGAITMDTILSRLKKLSHDELREEIVRAGLKCGPITATTRFIFEKKLAQALLEQQGALEEEGSALPEEAAGNVPVIHNSHGGAAEEVVFGYCVGLNPPEEDAGTLMNCSAPARGAGDSQISAQTPSRDPPLFYGVCPVYDDILARNERIHVYEDRKEALQAVKLIKGSRFKAFTNREDAEKFAKGICDYFPSPGKSSLCLSPVKMGSFNRDGLCSPESDTANKERANSYKSPRTQDLTAKLRKAVEKGDTATFSDLIWSNPRYLIGSGDNPTIVQEGCRYNVMHVAAKENQPAICQLLLDTLENPEFMRLMYPDDNDVMLKKRIQYIVDLYLNTPDKMWFDTPLHFACKFGNVDVVNVLTSHPAIVKNPRNKYDQTPAEVVCERSKNKSAELKEKIKEYLKGHYYVPLLRAEDNSSAPVIGAPWSPDQTDDGPQRAWPKYPGSPKDPVLSIRAFAGPMSPSKAEEFRRLWKTPPRERAGFFHNVRKSDLERGVERVGRELAHELGFPWVEYWEFLGCFVDLSSQEGLRKLEEYLSHREMSEKAQPETGENETCNRYKTPHPSGKSKKSCNSISVGAFLDEDDDDMSLEEIKNRQNAARNISPSLVSKEPSIDAIGDAECDILSMECAGNIIETSAHPRHYEKGAAASKNGFCSPVSSKRIISDRNDGSECLMSPVSNLMSEFEGLSFQEQEVAGVSHKITKQTENEGILDKTCSAVSLASSPEPNVTGKHGETKLRTDHKISLEKERVSRESGIQTRESQQRQELSSQKFLSKTSPTNDNLKLFLLGEQPSKLDGDVLAAIEGAEIDPQKFPMIYKWKHAVQSYSSSDRQSWPSPALKARFQSQSMAAGLPNASAYPSSGRNSPIPGSPGKHGSSFPPEPGSPGRYSPACILRCFAEPPAH, translated from the exons ATGGAGCGGTGGGTCGGGGCCGCCGGGGGCTGGGATTCGCTCTGGGGAGCCGGCTGGGGCCGATGGCCGTGCTGGGAGCTCCTGGCCGCCTGCGCCGTCATCGGCGCCGTGGGCTGGCTGCTGCGGCTGCGGGACAGGAGGCCGGGCGGCCGCCGGGCGGCAGCGGCCGCCATCTCTTCCCCGACCCCCATCGCGTCCCCGGCTCCCCACTCGGCCCCGGCGCCGCTCGCCGCGGGGAGCCAGCGCTGCAGCGGGAGCCGCCCAG GTGCAATAACAATGGATACAATATTATCCCGATTAAAGAAGCTCAGCCACGATGAGCTTAGAGAAGAGATTGTGAGAGCAGGACTGAAATGTGGGCCCATTACGGCAACTACAAggtttatttttgaaaaaaaattggctCAGGCgctgttggagcagcaaggagCCCTGGAGGAGGAAGGGTCTGCTCTGCCAGAGGAGGCTGCTGGAAATGTGCCAGTGATTCACAACAGCCATGGAGgtgctgctgaggaggtggTCTTTGGGTACTGTGTGGGCCTGAACCCTCCAGAAGAAGATGCTGGGACACTCATGAACTGTTCAGCTCCAGCCCGTGGTGCTGGAGATTCACAAATCTCTGCTCAGACACCATCCAGAGATCCTCCACTGTTCTATGGTGTTTGCCCAGTTTATGATGACATACTGGCCAGGAATG AGAGGATACATGTTTATGAAGATAGAAAGGAAGCTCTCCAGGCTGTTAAGCTGATTAAGGGTTCCCGTTTTAAAGCTTTTACAAACAGAGAGGATGCTGAGAAATTTGCTAAAGGAATCTGTGAttatttcccatctccaggcaagTCCTCTTTATGTTTGTCTCCAGTGAAAATGGGATCATTTAACAGAG ATGGTTTGTGCTCCCCTGAGAGTGACACTGCCAATAAGGAGAGAGCCAACAGCTACAAAAGCCCACGGACTCAGGATCTCACAGCCAAGCTTCGGAAAGCTGTGGAGAAAGGAGACACAGCAACGTTCTCTGACCTTATTTGGAGTAACCCTCGCTACCTGATCGGCTCAGGAGACAACCCAACCATTGTACAG GAAGGGTGTAGGTACAATGTCATGCATGTTGCTGCCAAGGAGAATCAGCCTGCTATCTGCCAGTTACTGCTGGACACTCTGGAAAATCCAGAATTTATGCGGCTCATGTACCCAGATGATAACGATGTCATGTTGAAGAAACGCATCCAATATATTGTTGACCTTTACCTGAACACTCCAGATAAAATG TGGTTTGATACTCCGTTGCATTTTGCTTGCAAGTTTGGGAATGTGGATGTGGTTAATGTGCTTACCTCACACCCAGCCATTGTGAAAAACCCAAGAAACAAATATGATCAAACTCCAGCAGAA GTAGTCTGTGAAAGAAGCAAGAACAAATCTGCTGAAttgaaagaaaagataaaagagTACTTGAAAG GTCACTATTATGTGCCACTGCTGAGGGCAGAAGACAATTCCTCAGCCCCGGTCATTGGGGCCCCGTGGTCGCCCGACCAGACGGACGATGGCCCCCAGAGAGCTTGGCCTAAATACCCTGGCAGCCCCAAAGACCCAGTGCTGTCCATCAGGGCTTTTGCAGGCCCCATGAGCCCCTCAAAG GCTGAAGAATTTCGCAGGCTGTGGAAAACTCCACCTCGAGAGAGAGCTGGCTTCTTTCACAATGTCAGGAAATCTGATCTGGAGAGAGGTGTTGAAAGAGTTGGAAG GGAGTTAGCTCATGAGCTGGGGTTCCCGTGGGTTGAATACTGGGAATTTCTGGGCTGTTTTGTTGATCTGTCTTCCCAGGAGGGGCTGCGAAAGTTAGAAGAGTACCTGAGTCATCGTGAAATGAGCGAAAAGGCTCAGCCAGAAACAGGGGAAAATGAAACCTGCAACAGATACAAAACTCCACATCCCTCTG gtaaaagcaaaaagtcctgCAATTCCATTTCTGTTGGAGCATTTTtggatgaggatgatgatgacatgagcttagaagaaattaaaaacagacaaaatgCAGCACGAAATATCAGCCCCTCTCTGGTGTCCAAGGAGCCCAGCATTGATGCCATTGGAGATGCTGAGTGTGATATCCTGTCCATGGAGTGTGCAGGAAACATCATAGAGACCTCAGCTCACCCTCGGCACTATGAGAagggggctgctgccagcaaaaATGGGTTTTGCAGTCCTGTGTCCAGTAAAAGGATCATCAGTGACAGAAATGATGGGTCAGAATGCCTCATGTCACCTGTTTCCAATTTGATGTCAGAATTTGAAGGCCTGTCATTCCAAGAACAAGAGGTTGCAGGAGTATCTCATAAAATCACTAAACAAACTGAGAATGAGGGAATTCTGGACAAgacctgctctgcagtgtcactggCAAGTTCTCCTGAGCCAAATGTTACAGGAAAACATGGAGAGACCAAGTTAAGGACAGACCACAAAATATCATTAGAAAAGGAGAGAGTGTCCAGAGAATCTGGAATTCAGACTAGGGAGTCACAGCAACGTCAAGAACTTTCCTCCCAGAAGTTTCTTTCAAAGACTTCACCCACAAACGACAATTTAAAGTTATTCCTTCTTGG GGAGCAGCCCTCAAAGCTGGATGGTGATGTCTTAGCAGCTATAGAAGGAGCAGAGATTGATCCCCAGAAATTCCCGATGATTTACAAATGGAAACACGCAGTGCAATCCTACTCCTCATCTGACAGGCAAAG TTGGCCAAGTCCAGCGTTGAAGGCAAGATTCCAGTCCCAATCCATGGCTGCTGGTCTTCCAAATGCTTCAGCGTATCCTAGTTCAGGAAGAAACAGTCCCATCCCAGGGAGCCCGGGGAAGCACGGCAGCTCCTTCCCCCCGGAGCCCGGCAGCCCCGGGCGCTACAGCCCCGCCTGCATCCTGCGCTGCTTTGCGGAGCCTCCTGCCCACTAG